Below is a genomic region from Schistocerca americana isolate TAMUIC-IGC-003095 chromosome 1, iqSchAmer2.1, whole genome shotgun sequence.
agtgttcacccgcaccctaaatgtgcgctctgccataaattcgtgaagaaaaaggggcagccgacctcgaaagccccaagagaacagtgtgcagaggatgcctgtcctccaacaggtatcgtatgctctctccagataaaaaaatattgctactgtttggcgtttccggagaaaattgttcatgatataagtggagagagcaacaagatggtcaactgcagaacgatgcttacggaatccgcattgggcaggtgttaaaagactgcgggattccagccaccaagctaaacagtaattcaccatacgctccaaaaccttacagacactactcgtgagagaaatggggcgatagctagagaggagatgtttgtcctttccaggtttcggaacaggaacgacgatagcttcccgccatcgtctgggaaaagtactgtcggtccaaattcgattataaaggcgaaggaggtaacgcagactatgggttgataaatgcagcaacatttggacgtggataccatctggccctggggcggaggagcgagaagaagagagtgcatgttggacttcccgcatggagaaaaccgtattgtagctttcgtgattttgagaggagaaagcaagaggtcgcacttccgctgcatgtATCTTCGgtagaaacgctggcgggtaatttgaagagctcgaaatctcagcaaagtgctgacccaatgagttagaaattgcgacggggtccactaatgtatcatgcgcgacagtgagcgcagagaccggggagaaactaggcgcgcctgagaaccatcgaagccgactccaaacttccgaggagggagtgaaggtgttaaatgagctaataaagaatttccagcttgccttcttgctatcgcggatgacacgacggcatcgcgcacggaactgcttatagcggatacagttggccaaagtaggatggtggcggaaaacgtggagagcacgtcgccgctcacgtattgcgtcacgccatgcctcgttccaccagggaacTGGCGGGGCGCCGGACCAATTCGGAGGtgcatggtattgaacgttccgcagctgtaagagtaacgtcggtaatatgtgtgacctcatcgtcgacgctgggaaagtgacggtcatcgaatgtcgctagagacgaaaaaagtgtccaatcggcttgggcaaacttccagcgtcgcgggcgcatgtatggcagttgaggctgcagtcgaaggacacatggaaagtggtcactcgagtgtgtatcgtcaagggcgaaccattcgaagcgccgagctagcggaacagtaccgaccacaAGGTCCAaataagagaaatttgtcgtggaggcagacaataATGTAGGGAACCCCgtattgaggcaaactagatccgcttagtgcaagacgtctagcaatagtgagccacgtggacaaggatgtggagatccccaaagcgggtggtgggcatttaagtccccaaccagcaaataggggggtggaagctgaccaagaagatgaaggagatcagctcgtgccattggtgtggacaatggaatgtatacagtacaaagagagaacgtgtatccagaaagggaaagacgaacggcgacagcttggaaggaagtgtttaagtggattgggtgataatggagagtatcatggagaagaatcacgagtcctccatgggctggagtgccttcgacagaggggagatcatatcgaatggactgaaaatgagggagaacaaagcggtcatggggtcgcagctttgtttcctgaagaaagatgatgaccggcgagtaggatcgtaagaggatcgacaattcatcccgattggctcgaatgccgcagatattccagtggataatggacatagggtgaacagaaaatggaggaatgtgaccaaagttgctgtcaactcaatgactgctcagagcttgagactgacagcatggaatggcattcagccgaaggcagaagatcctgctccataggttgttcaggagcagctcctgccaccagcgatcggccggttgatcggccaccagcagtgcgcctcggcaacacagaagacggccgagggagatttccgccaggtggtgctgtagatgggacacgccttggcagaaaaggagatgaactgggtttctttgtagccttcttggaagtatgatgtttagatgaaggaggaacagatggttgtgaagttggggtacgtaaaaaatcttcacgagtatgatcttttttcgaagtcttggtggctgacttttgggctcgagatttagcagaacccaacgaagggtgagccagagagtgggcaggcgaaagtggtgaggttgaacgggcgatctttgcgctggccgatctgacgaccgtggcactaaaggtgaggttgcaagtctgcgtggctgcctcctttgttgaccgaggagaagcaaggacagtgctgtattttcctgtctgaggcacagtgggctgtcgactggcgaataattttcgagcagcaaaggtcgacaccttttccttcactctgatttcctgggtCAGCAGCGAGGAAGCAGCGTGGTGACCCATACAgttgatggaggtggacaagcaccctcatgggcatccttgccacacgtaacacatttagccagattggaacaggactggctggtgtgattgaaccgctgacaccaatagcaacgcgtaggatttgggacgtaagggcgaatggaaattatctcatagcctgctttgattttcgatgggagctgaactttgtcaaatgtcaagaagacagtgcgggttggaatgatgttcgtatcaacccttttcataactctatgaacagccgttacgccctggtcagacaggtaatgttgaatttcttcgtcagacaatccatcgaaggagcgtgtataaacgactccatgcgacgagtttaaagtgcggtgcgcttcaacccggacagggaaggtgtggagcagtgaagtacgcagcaatttttgtgcctggagggcactgactgtttctaacaacaaggtgccattccgtaatctggaacaagactttacaggacctgcaattgtgtcgacatctttctgaataatgaaagggttgaccgtggagaagtcttgaccttcgtctgACCGAGAAACAAGGaattgtggcaacgatggaagaactgtctgtggctgagactctgtGAACTTACGCttttgagcagacatagtggaaggtgaggaaaccattgcagaagaatcccccacgattaccggcgtctccgatggcgcgctcctcccttgtgggggccctctctgagggcactcccgccttaggtgattgttcacacctcaggtcacacctcccaacaaacggacggagggaccaatcggcacttttggaaggtatcagcatgggtaatcacccatccctgggcctggccgttaccagggggtacgtacgtgtcctacctgtctacccggggcggggaattacgcgttaccccatcactggctacgcacaaaaatgcatggttcggccttcagacatgcacagggaggaagaaagagaaaggggaaaaacaaagaaagggaaaggaaagaggagaggtctcaaacgccacagcggagaaaagggtaaagagaagaggtaaggaaaagagaaggacaaaggaaggatgaagatatacaagcagagaaggctAAGAATGAGGTACATTTAcgagcatccgtctccggacgtaggcacaaaccatactcccagagggggagaaagggaaggaaagagccagaggtgaggggaggtggggcgaagatgggggagagggaaggatgtggaaaaggaaggtatacagcccggaaaggaaggagggccacattagctcgggatcccgtgctcgctatgcacgtatccacaaaagagttgtggaccccctggggggttgaGCTGTGTTGTCCCACTGAATCTACTTTGTTATTTCCTATTGCATGCAGTCTGTACCTCCTTGTTTTCAATCTCTTCTTGTCCATGAAGTCCAGCCACTCAAAGAATATGTGTGGCTGAGTTTCTATAAAATTTATCCAAGCTATCGAGCAACAATCTATGCGTCTACATGTTTACAGAGCTGATAGTTATTGGAAACACTTCCAGTTGGAATGAACATTTCCACTGGTGTTTAACTGCTGCTTTTTTTAATTGTGCTCATCATGTTTCCTGGATTCAGTCTTGAGCCTTATGCCCTGTTGTTGGCAATTATATCATCATAATTGGTGTCTGGGCACCTTCAAATGCCCCTGCTGACCACAACAGTAACATTCTTTACCAGATCTGAGTATTTAGTATTTTCTGTTCAGTGATTGTCCTAGttgtgttttctgcttcatttaaatgtgtagcaaCATGAAACGCTGTGGCTAAATCCTCAAGGTTTCCCATTCATACCTATCATGAAAAAATGTGGGTGGGGTCCCTCTGAGAAACAGATCCAACAGTCTATACTCTGCTTCTTTGAGGAACCCTATCTGCATCTGGTTTGTGCATCAGCTCATAGATTTGTACAGTAATTTTGTGTATTCTGTAGGAAAATGACTCCACCATTTCATTTGTCTTGTGTTAAACTACCGAGATTCTCcctaaaaaattatttactgttttgttttttatactCCCAATGCAAACACACTGCTAACATACTGTGTGTGGATACTTTGTTGAAGTACTTCTTGATATGAGATATAGGTTTTCTCCTCACTTGCAATATGTAACTTTCCCATCTGCAATCACATTTCATCTGACCAGCTACTTTACACAGCTGTAGCTAATACATACTCTATAAACACAACATCATCCTCTGTTTGCCTGGAGAAAAAAACTTATCAGATTTATGGCTAGAGGATCAGGGTGTGACAAAGGAGCACTTATTACTGTTTTAGTTTCTCACAAACCTCACGGAGGCAGCTGTTCTGCCAATAATGAATGCACTTTGCGAGTTAGCAATTCATTTAGTATTTTTTGCTGTTCATTCTCATTCAGTAATTTAGAAACACACACTGTAAGATCATCCATTATCTTAGCAGTGATACTGCCCCTGTTTGTGCAATATGTGCTGTATGAATCAAACTACTTTTACTTACAAGAATAACTCAATACCCACAGttgcaaaaataaaacaattaacCACTGTCCCACTGAACAATCATCTGTTGTGTGATGGTATTTTCTATGAGTAGTAGATGTTGCTGGGACAGATCTATCACACTGACCACTATGTTCCACTAAGTTTCAAACATCTGAACAAGATACTATTGATGATGAACTGTGTTAAATCCTCTGTCTGTCTATACAAGGTCACTTCAAAGTGCAAGTCCTAATCTGGACATAGGAAACAATACAATTTTTCCTCTGAGAATTTATATTAAAGGCTTCTCTGACTACTCTGTGTGACTGCTGCTGATACTGGTGTGCCAAATTATTGGAAGCCATCCAACTCTTACTGATACTGGGCTGGAGCACTTCTGTACACCAATTTGTAGGGGTCACCCTTTGTTAGGCTAGGAAACTATTAATTCGTCATGATGCAGACCGAGGAACCATGTGACATCATTAGACAATAAAGCCATATTACTAAGAATAcaagtctcctcctcctcctcctcctcctcctcctcctcctcctcctgtgctgAATGGCAGCTACATAATCCAGAGAAGAGGCTGCATAAACCAACAGCAGACTCATGGTTGCAGAAAGCACGATGCAGTGGTTTTGCCTCCCACTGGCTAGAGAGGCATGGAGGGGACAGAGGGACATGCTCTAAAACATAGATAGCAGTATAAAACCTACTCTCATGGATGAAACATAAAACTAGAGCTTCTGTGGAGGCGCTGTTgccaacaccaaaggcagggtgctgggaaagttaaaagtctgccgcagagtgactaaaagtgggcagtccagcaagaggtggatgactgtAATTTggaagccacagcgacactgaggtggggtctcgcgacggagtaggtaaccatgcattagccacatatggccaatgtggagccagcagaaggtagctgattccctgcgagaggcctgcatggaagacttccaagtgttcatagtctccttaatgacacgcagtttgttgtgcatgctttaGAGATGcttatctccagaagcagttttcgCGTCACCTgtctggccagcctgtcggcaagttcgttacctgggattccgatgtgtcctgggtCCATACAAACCCCACTGAATGACAGAACTGTtctagggcatagatggactcctgaatggatgctaccagagggtggcCAGGGTAGCACtgttcgatagcttgtaggctcctCAGTGAGTCagaacacaggagaaatgacttgccagggcatgagcagatgtactcaagagcacgtgatatggccaccagctctgcagccaactggcagggagtgctgctcaatatgtcctccatgaacatatgcacagcctacgtgaccatcagccattaaACCAACTGTGTACACCACTTCACCGCCCCAGAACACGTGAAGAatctagaggaagtgacagcggagagggGCGGCCTTGCAAAAGGtacatggaggtgtacatgagcagactgcaagtagaggtgataaagggaaggactccagtttggagagaagggaccacatgcgaaccgcaatcgttagcacCGATCTGGGCTGCCTATGCAGGAGATGGAATGCAGTGGATGGGAAAAGGAATTGGTAATTCGGATGCttaggggaactatgaatgtgtgctgtgtaaatggcaagcagttgcgcacgtctggtctgcagtggagggacaccagcctccaccagtacactggtcaccggactcatcctaaaagctcctgtcgctaattgaACCCCACTGTGATGCACAGGATTATGTAAATACAATGCTGAAGGCACTGATGAAGGCACTGATGAAGGCACTGATGAAGGCACTGATGAAGGCACTGATGAAGGCACTGATGAAGGCACTGATGAAGGCACTGATGAAGGCACTGATGAAGGCACTGATGAAGGCACTGATGAAGGCACTGATGAAGGCACTGATGAAGGCACTGATGAAGGCACTGATGAAGGCACTGATGAAGGCACTGATGAAGGCACTGATGAAGGCACTGATGAAGGCACTGATGAAGGCACTGATGAAGGCACTGATGAAGGCACTGATGAAGGCACTGATGAAGGCACTGATGAAGGCACTGATGAAGGCACTGATGAAGGCACTGATGAAGGCCCTGATGAAGGCACTGATGAAGGCCCTGATGAAGGCCCTGATGAAGGCCCTGATGAAGGCCCTGATGAAGGCCCTGATGAAGGCACTGATGAAGGCACTGATGAAGGCACTGATGAAGGCACTGATGAAGGCACTGATGAAGGCACTGATGAAGGCACTGATGAAGGCACTGATGAAGGCACTGATGAAGGCACTGATGAAGGCACTGATGAAGGCACTGATGAAGGCACTGATGAAGGCACTGATGAAGGCACTGATGAAGGCACTGATGAAGGCACTGATGAAGGCACTGATGAAGGCACTGATGAAGGCACTGATGAAGGCACTGATGAAGGCACTGATGAAGGCACTGATGAAGGCACTGATGAAGGCACTGATGAACCATAAacaacactcccatagtcaattcaggattggaaaagggctctgtagagcttcaGCAGCAAACAGTGATCTGCAccacaattggtgttgctcagtTAATGGAGGACAACGAGGTGCTACCAGCACTtcagcttaagctgacgaagatgagggagacTAGCTAATCGAACATTGAAAACctgtcctaggaattgatatgtctccactacagtgagtggatcatcatcaaGATATATCGTGGGTTCCGGATGAACGTTATGATGCCGACAGAAGCATGTCACACACGGctctgtggctgaaaactggaagccgtggactaGAGCCCATGaatgcaccttgtggatggctccctggaggcaccactcagcaacaacaacactggagcagcagtacgaaatgcagaagtcgtcagcatacagtgaAGGtgagagggcccgacagctgctgctataccgttaatggccactaaaaagagagacacactcaatacagagccctgcgggtctccattctcctggatatggatggaactatgggagccATCAACTTAGACATAGAAAATATGGAGCAACAGGAAGTTCAATGTggtaaggatatgatgtcgccaagtcgtgttgtatgctttacgcaagtcaagaaagacggcaatcaggtgttgctgtttgggaaaggctgttcggatggcaggctctatggacacaagattatcagtggtagagcgaccctggaggAAACTGCCCCgacatggagccagcaggccaagtgactccaggacccaacccaactgctgacataccatacgttccagcagcttacaaggaatgttggtgaggctaatgggccgatagctatccacatccagCGGTTTTTTACCGGGTTTGGGCACTGGAATTATGGTGCTctcccacactgtgatgcaaagatgccatcacaccagagCCAGCTGAAGAtaacgagaagatgtcgcttgtagtcagatgagagatgtttaatcatctggctgtgttTGGGtactgtgcaagggcactgaggagctcccactctgtaaatgaggcgttataggattcactgcagcatgcagtgaatgagaggacattcccttccagcAACTGTGAGTGTGTGAAAGGCTTCGGGGTAATTATGTGACACAGCAGCTCGAGCAAAGTGTTCGGCAATTGCATTTGTGTCGGTACACAACTCACCATTTATGGTAAAACTGGGGACAGCTGTAGGGGCCTGGTACCCcaaaagatgtttgatctttgcacagtcttgggaaggtgacatgtggcacctaatggtggagaagtatctctcccaacacttctccttccattgtttgataaggtagcaaacATGGGCACGGAGCAGTTTAAAggttatgaggtgctccagggaagggttccACTTATGTCCCTGTAGAAcgtgatgctccttaattgctacAGTAacttctggtgaccaccaagggactgccttatgcctctggcaccctaaagagcgagagatcacgttttctgccacagaaacaactgtgctagtcacctgctcaaatATCACATCGATATCACTGTATGGGAGAGAGTCAGTGGTGAGAGCAaaagtgaaagttccccagtctgccttgttcaaagcccatctgggctgGCGTccatgtgcctgacgctggggcagttaCAGAaacatggggaagtggtcactaccacacaggtcgtcatgtgctctccagtggatagatgggagaagccctgggctgcaaactgataaatcaatggccgagtaactacgatgagccacactgaaatgtgtggcggccccagtatttaagaggctgaAGTCGAATTGCATCGGTAAATTTTCGACATTTCTGCCTTAGCCAGTACGCATGGTACCATCCCACAACGGGTTATGGggattaaaatctcccagaagtaggaaaggtttagggagttgatcaatcagtgaagCTAAAACATTcatgggtactgcaccatctggaggaagatatacactgcagacagttatttcctgtgtcgttcttattctgacagccacagcttcaagaggggtttgaaagggcacaggttcacatcatactgagttcaggacagacacaaactccacctgacacactattatagtcactacagttcctgtaatatcccttatagccacagagggcaggggtctgcattgctgggaaccaggtttcctggagggcaatgcagaaagcagatgtgaagcttaacagttgccgtagctcagccaggcggtggaaaaaaaccACTGCCATACCTCTGGAGGATGacagtgagactgggaaggcatggaacattcaatgaggcagtttacaactTAGGGTTAGCTTCTGccactgatttattgcctgagcactctatatccattgtgtcttagggtctggcgagatctaggtcctcagcagatgctaAAATTTCCgccccatcctcagacacagagcttgtaggtagcggtgctGTGGGTGCCACCgctatttccttggtcttagggggttttattttttgatttctctcGCTGCACCTTGGGTtcccctggctgggaggacttcactggctcagtctccaggactgaggatgactGAATCCCTATGACAGCTGCTTTTGgggtcttcagccactggcgggtgtcttctttcccactagaagaaacctgggaagggagtgacccaagggacgcCTCCCTAGTGAGAGAAGTGGGTacggatgtccctgatggttggtggTGGTAGGGGGTGTTTCTCCCGAAGTATGTGgttcaggagcaacagggagggaaatgcccccaccatcaagggggtagGTGTAGTCTTCCTGCTCTGAGAGGTGGCcttggttggcagagctgatgatgcgaaaactgttgtagcggcggccTAAGACAATGTCttacgcacaggatgcaggcgttcaaattttctcttagcctcagtgtaggtcattcGGTCTGGGGTCTTGTATTCcatgcttttcctttctttctggagaatcctgcagtcagccGAGCAagtgaatggtgctctctgcagttgacacggatgggaggcagggcacatggagtattgggatgtgatgggcatccgcaatgTAGGAACCTGACatgaagtacagcaggaagacataaggccgaacttccagcacttgaggcaccacatcgggggaggaatataggctttacatcacaccagtagaccatcactttgaccacctcaggcaatgaatcaccctcaaaggccaagatgaaggcaccggtggcaacctgattatccttcggatccCAGTGGACATGCCAGACAAAATTTACAccttgccactctaaattggcgtgcagctcatcgtcagactgcaaaagaaggtctctgtgaaatatgatacactGGACCATATGTAAGcccttatggggtgtgatggttacataaacatcccccagcttgtcacaagcaagtaactcccatgactgggcagaggatgctgttttgatcaagactgacccacatctcattttggacaagccctccacctccctgaacttaTCCTCTAAACGCTTAACAAAAACGGAGGCTTCATCATGAAAGAATCCCAATCAGCTCTGTAACATACAAGGTACTTgggtgaataagatccgctgccatccttagtctGACGTTCCTCccttggtgtggccagggagggaaacgatttggggTTGCACTtttgtgcgttgaattgagctcatgatcacttagagactgctggtgtttcaccaccggcaagagatgatggactacacttcatcgcatgtcatctgccctaatgccacccactccaaccaggggccctcccaacaggcaccacccagctgcagcaaagtccacctggcaggatgtccattgccaggagtcccaatgccccaggagGATggccatctaccccttggcatacgtggggagttaacagtgcagacATCGACAGAGCtttccctgtgtggtcaggggactacatacaacagggtacatggcggccctacCACAATAGACTGGCTACTGTGGTGGATATAAGGTGCAAAGAAGTCGATGGTCATTGTCGacacagaaatcgacactgcatagtgcatggtgggtatcctcacccaagagatggagaatgggcaggactgcaatttgATGACGAGGAAGTGGGCtagagatctcaatgcacaatggacatgatgcaccttgtaaggcgcccttcctcaattggctcactctttgggaaaattttgaagaatggaggtcaaaccctacaggggaccaccacaaaggctgaaacatgtgaaactcattttagtcacctcttacaacaggcaggaatacctcgggcctattctagcccCCGGACCCACAGAGGGTAACAGTGTTTAAATGTTTATGCTGGTATATGGTGACACTTCCACACATTTAGTAATGCCAGCGTTAGGAatcaaaaatttttactttcacatTTGTCACATAACAGTGCATTTCATTAGCAAAAATGCTTGTACTGATGACCGTGAAAGCAATGGCAGTACCTGAAGACATTAAAGCAATTTCTGTAGCTCGTGTTAATGGATATTTTGACTAAATTGTGTTGGCATTGGTAGGAAGCGAGTAACATGATTGTCATTGGAATGAGCTATCATTGAGTCGACTGACTTTCATTAAGGACTGGATCAAGTGAATTATTGTAGTGCATTTTTATCCGAAAGACAGCAGCAGTCTTGCGGTGTATAGTGTAGATATGAACAGTGACTTATACAACACCTAAATATTTTGTTTCGTGATTTGTTAGAGCTACCACTGATTGTTGCATAGTGTTTTAGTAAGATATGTATTCTGCCACTGGATCCTTTTGTTTGTTAGTATCCACCTGATTTATCCACTAAATCTTATGAAGTTGAAAATCTGAATATTGTATAAACAGAAGCCTGAGGATGATAAGTTATGGGAAAGTGTCATTTACTAAGATTTTCAACTCCATGAC
It encodes:
- the LOC124598208 gene encoding hyphally regulated cell wall protein 1-like; translated protein: MWKILYLTPPDSSCTDEGTDEGTDEGTDEGTDEGTDEGTDEGTDEGTDEGTDEGTDEGTDEGTDEGTDEGTDEGTDEGTDEGTDEGTDEGTDEGTDEGTDEGTDEGTDEGTDEGTDEGTDEGTDEGPDEGTDEGPDEGPDEGPDEGPDEGPDEGTDEGTDEGTDEGTDEGTDEGTDEGTDEGTDEGTDEGTDEGTDEGTDEGTDEGTDEGTDEGTDEGTDEGTDEGTDEGTDEGTDEGTDEGTDEGTDEGATTTSIPPPPPPPPPPPPPPPNPKTRA